The following proteins are encoded in a genomic region of Streptomyces gobiensis:
- a CDS encoding MFS transporter, with amino-acid sequence MELSSPAQTVRKAGAREWLGLAVLALPTILLSLDVTVLYLAMPHFSADLNPSSNQILWIIDIYGFLIAGFLITMGSLGDRVGRRRLLMIGAVGFTAASVLAAYSTSAEMLIAARALMGVSGASLMPSTLSLISNMFLEAKQRATAIAIWAACFSSGIAIGPVVGGLLLEWFWWGSVFLLAVPVMVILLVTAPFLLPEFRGTESQHRIDLVSVVLSLGAVIPVIWGVKELAEDGMAGAPVVAIVAGLLLGLLFVLRQRNLAEPLLDLGLFANRAFSAALTVLLIGVGVVGGVYLLVSQYLQLIEALSPLKAGLWMLPSAGAMIVTAGVAPELIRWIRPGYLLGTGLVVSAVGYFILSQVEPSDSMPTLVTGMVVMFAGLGPVFALGTDLVVGAAPAEKSGSAAAMSETSMEFGISLGIAILGSIGAAVFRNDMKGGVPDGIPAEAAHVAGDTLPGAVEVAKQLPPEQAGNLTGSAFDAFTNGLAATALVCGATVLFLALMSFLLLRGVRTAAQIESAAQAEAAGTADEAELAAR; translated from the coding sequence ATGGAGTTGAGTTCTCCCGCGCAGACAGTGCGGAAGGCCGGAGCGCGCGAGTGGCTGGGCTTGGCGGTGCTGGCGCTGCCGACCATCCTGCTGTCACTCGACGTCACCGTGCTCTACCTTGCTATGCCGCACTTCAGCGCGGACCTGAACCCGTCGAGCAACCAGATCCTGTGGATCATCGACATCTATGGGTTCCTGATTGCCGGCTTCCTGATCACCATGGGGTCGCTCGGTGACCGGGTGGGTCGCCGGAGGCTGCTGATGATCGGTGCGGTGGGCTTCACCGCCGCGTCGGTGCTCGCCGCGTATTCCACCAGCGCCGAGATGCTGATCGCGGCCCGCGCGCTGATGGGCGTCTCGGGTGCGTCCCTGATGCCGTCGACACTGTCGTTGATCAGCAATATGTTTCTGGAGGCCAAGCAGCGCGCGACGGCGATCGCCATCTGGGCCGCCTGCTTCTCCTCCGGAATCGCCATCGGGCCCGTCGTCGGCGGGCTGCTGCTGGAGTGGTTCTGGTGGGGCTCGGTCTTCCTGCTGGCGGTACCGGTCATGGTCATCCTGCTGGTGACCGCGCCCTTCCTGCTGCCGGAGTTCCGGGGTACGGAGTCCCAGCACCGCATCGACCTGGTCAGCGTGGTGCTCTCGCTGGGTGCCGTGATCCCGGTTATCTGGGGCGTCAAGGAGCTGGCGGAAGACGGCATGGCCGGGGCCCCTGTCGTCGCCATCGTGGCGGGGCTTCTGCTGGGCCTGCTGTTCGTCCTGCGGCAGCGTAACCTCGCCGAACCGCTGCTGGATCTGGGCCTGTTCGCCAACCGGGCGTTCAGTGCGGCGCTCACTGTGCTGCTGATCGGTGTGGGAGTGGTGGGCGGCGTCTATCTGCTCGTCTCGCAGTACCTCCAGCTCATCGAGGCGTTGTCGCCGCTCAAGGCGGGTCTGTGGATGCTGCCTTCGGCGGGTGCGATGATCGTGACCGCCGGCGTCGCCCCCGAGCTGATCCGCTGGATCCGCCCCGGCTATCTGCTCGGCACCGGGCTGGTTGTCTCCGCCGTGGGGTACTTCATCCTGAGCCAGGTCGAGCCCTCCGACAGCATGCCCACGCTGGTTACCGGCATGGTCGTGATGTTCGCCGGTCTGGGACCCGTCTTCGCGCTCGGCACCGACCTGGTGGTCGGCGCGGCCCCGGCCGAGAAATCCGGTTCGGCTGCCGCCATGTCGGAGACCAGCATGGAGTTCGGGATCTCACTGGGCATCGCCATCCTCGGCAGCATCGGCGCGGCGGTCTTCCGCAATGACATGAAGGGCGGCGTGCCCGATGGGATACCCGCCGAGGCCGCACACGTGGCCGGTGACACCCTGCCCGGCGCGGTGGAGGTGGCCAAACAACTCCCCCCGGAGCAGGCCGGGAATCTGACCGGCTCTGCCTTTGACGCGTTCACCAACGGACTGGCCGCGACCGCCCTGGTCTGCGGCGCCACCGTTCTGTTCCTCGCCCTGATGAGCTTCCTGCTGCTGCGCGGGGTCCGCACCGCGGCGCAGATCGAGTCGGCGGCTCAGGCCGAGGCGGCGGGCACGGCGGACGAGGCGGAGCTGGCCGCGCGATAG
- a CDS encoding acyl carrier protein — protein sequence MTSAIDERFGKIKEIVCEILELEEDEVTPDGLFKEEYGADSLRAIEILAALEKEFGVVIDQAELSRMVNLLGVAEVVGEAAGQK from the coding sequence ATGACTTCGGCTATCGACGAGCGTTTCGGCAAGATTAAGGAAATCGTCTGCGAGATCCTGGAACTGGAGGAGGACGAGGTCACTCCCGACGGTCTCTTCAAGGAGGAGTACGGGGCCGACTCACTCCGCGCCATCGAGATCCTGGCGGCCCTGGAGAAGGAGTTCGGCGTGGTCATCGATCAGGCCGAGCTGTCCCGCATGGTGAACCTGCTCGGCGTCGCCGAGGTCGTCGGGGAAGCCGCGGGCCAGAAGTAG
- a CDS encoding helix-turn-helix transcriptional regulator yields MPSDSHHMTAPVGDADAGVDGIENALLLASDIVEQTMSLNHERRELRASGGWVDETAVVESLTKLLQQARYTVNMAVSSEGAECFTSTVPALLNFLAVKGDRIVVRLLSGPTLIQGEGLDPLFNATGCEVRVAGEDVRDVLIVDGWTALVRSDQPGEGALLIKDLATVRAFDLLLAGAWAGSRKIADYRRLSELLHQEAWREVMERLRSGETDERAAEALNMSVRTYRRRVADIMRELGVTSRFQAGLRAVELGLLPEVPPIG; encoded by the coding sequence ATGCCGAGCGATTCCCACCATATGACCGCTCCGGTTGGCGATGCTGACGCGGGAGTGGACGGGATTGAGAATGCTCTTCTGTTAGCGAGTGACATCGTGGAGCAGACGATGTCACTGAATCATGAGCGGCGCGAGCTGCGGGCCTCTGGTGGCTGGGTCGATGAGACGGCCGTCGTGGAAAGTCTCACCAAGTTGCTCCAGCAGGCCAGGTATACCGTGAATATGGCCGTCTCCAGCGAGGGGGCGGAGTGTTTCACCAGCACAGTCCCCGCCCTTCTCAACTTCCTCGCGGTCAAGGGTGATCGGATCGTTGTCCGGTTGCTCAGCGGCCCCACGCTGATTCAGGGGGAGGGGCTTGACCCCTTATTTAACGCCACCGGATGTGAAGTCCGAGTGGCCGGCGAAGATGTGCGAGACGTCCTCATCGTGGACGGCTGGACGGCCCTTGTGCGATCTGATCAGCCAGGAGAAGGGGCGCTTCTCATCAAGGACCTTGCGACGGTAAGGGCCTTCGATCTGCTGCTCGCCGGAGCGTGGGCGGGAAGCCGGAAGATCGCCGACTATCGCCGGCTGAGTGAACTCCTCCACCAGGAGGCATGGCGAGAGGTGATGGAGCGGCTCCGTTCCGGGGAAACCGACGAACGTGCCGCCGAGGCGCTCAATATGTCGGTCAGGACCTACCGTCGACGAGTCGCCGATATCATGCGTGAACTCGGAGTGACATCAAGGTTTCAGGCAGGATTAAGGGCGGTAGAACTTGGCCTCCTTCCGGAGGTACCCCCGATAGGCTGA
- a CDS encoding flavin-containing monooxygenase: protein MTSDAGGSKGLKVVIIGTGLGGVGVAVHLKKAGVDNLVILEKGHDVGGVWRDNTYPGAACDVPSTLYSYSFEKGTRWTHRYSGQAEIQRYIRSVAEKYGLIPHMKFNATVVGASFREETGDWSVVTEQGEEIIADVVIPAVGTLARPRLPSIPGRDSFEGRSWHSSRWNHDVSLEGKRVAVIGTGASALQFVPHVQEQAASMTLFQRSAPYIMPYHNFSYEERRHRYKRVRILQDLDRFMFWYLMEIGQQFLTKWPKMRPLVKFMSLGHLKKQVRDPELREKLTPDDEFGCKRVLFSSKFYPALTQPNVEVVTEGIEEITPRGIRTVDGVENEFDVIIYGTGFKTFDIFGHMKITGLDNRLLSEQWKEGAHAYLGMAVPNFPNMFIVYGPNTDLGSGSVMYMLESQFPYIRQAVERIRDLPEGSYLSVRPDVWRKFDEEIQSKLSRSVWVSGCSNWYRNEHGRVVTNWPERSWRFRRRARIFELDKYRTDTAVRSEESLASPKSS, encoded by the coding sequence ATGACAAGCGATGCCGGGGGCTCAAAGGGCCTCAAGGTCGTCATCATCGGCACCGGCCTCGGGGGAGTCGGCGTGGCCGTCCACCTCAAGAAGGCCGGGGTGGACAACCTCGTGATCCTGGAGAAGGGACACGATGTCGGCGGCGTCTGGCGCGACAACACCTATCCGGGTGCCGCGTGCGACGTCCCCTCGACGCTCTACTCATACTCCTTCGAGAAGGGCACGCGGTGGACACACCGCTACTCGGGTCAAGCAGAGATCCAGCGGTACATCCGCTCAGTCGCGGAGAAGTACGGTCTGATACCCCATATGAAGTTCAACGCCACGGTCGTAGGGGCCAGCTTCCGGGAGGAGACCGGAGACTGGTCGGTGGTCACCGAACAGGGCGAGGAAATCATCGCCGATGTGGTCATCCCCGCCGTCGGCACCCTGGCCCGCCCCCGCCTGCCCTCCATACCCGGGCGCGACAGCTTCGAGGGCCGGTCGTGGCACTCCTCTCGCTGGAACCACGATGTCTCGCTGGAAGGCAAGCGTGTCGCGGTGATCGGTACGGGCGCCAGCGCCCTGCAGTTCGTCCCGCACGTACAAGAGCAAGCCGCGAGTATGACGCTCTTCCAACGGTCCGCGCCGTACATCATGCCGTACCACAACTTCAGCTACGAGGAGCGGCGACACCGCTACAAGCGCGTGCGGATTCTTCAGGACCTTGATCGCTTCATGTTCTGGTACTTGATGGAAATCGGCCAGCAGTTCCTCACCAAGTGGCCGAAGATGCGGCCACTTGTGAAATTCATGAGTCTGGGTCACCTCAAGAAGCAGGTGCGCGATCCGGAGCTGCGCGAGAAGCTCACCCCGGACGATGAATTCGGCTGCAAGCGGGTTCTGTTCAGCAGTAAGTTCTATCCCGCGCTCACCCAGCCCAATGTCGAGGTGGTGACGGAGGGCATCGAGGAGATCACACCTCGGGGCATCCGCACTGTGGACGGTGTGGAGAACGAGTTCGACGTGATCATCTACGGCACCGGCTTCAAGACCTTCGACATCTTCGGACATATGAAGATCACGGGCCTGGACAACCGGCTGCTGTCCGAGCAGTGGAAGGAGGGAGCCCACGCGTATCTCGGCATGGCGGTGCCCAACTTCCCGAATATGTTCATCGTCTACGGGCCCAATACCGACCTCGGCAGTGGTTCGGTGATGTACATGCTGGAGAGCCAGTTCCCGTATATCAGGCAGGCCGTGGAGCGGATCAGGGACCTTCCCGAGGGGAGCTACTTGTCCGTCCGCCCAGACGTGTGGCGGAAGTTCGACGAGGAGATCCAGAGCAAGCTGAGCAGATCGGTCTGGGTGTCCGGCTGCAGTAACTGGTACCGCAACGAGCACGGACGCGTGGTCACCAACTGGCCAGAACGCTCCTGGCGCTTCCGCCGACGGGCCAGGATCTTTGAGCTCGACAAGTACCGGACCGACACGGCAGTCCGGTCCGAGGAATCGCTGGCTTCCCCTAAGAGCTCGTAG
- a CDS encoding DUF3995 domain-containing protein, with translation MTNAAALLLAVLLAFIGVLHLCWAIGIYWPFSSKEELTRKVLSDSEDVPSEPLTAVVGVVLIGAGYLALAARWDGLRFVPDWMYVWGMWGLVAVLALRGAVEPFTASKGNPDYTRLNRRAYGPLCCVLALLGVAVAVSA, from the coding sequence GTGACCAATGCCGCGGCTCTTCTTCTCGCTGTCCTGCTCGCCTTCATCGGCGTGCTTCACCTCTGCTGGGCCATCGGGATCTACTGGCCGTTCTCGTCCAAGGAGGAGCTGACGCGCAAGGTCCTGTCGGACTCTGAGGACGTGCCGTCCGAGCCGCTTACGGCCGTGGTGGGCGTGGTGCTGATCGGCGCTGGATACCTCGCGCTCGCGGCGCGCTGGGATGGGCTGCGCTTTGTTCCCGACTGGATGTATGTGTGGGGTATGTGGGGGCTGGTCGCGGTCTTGGCCCTGCGGGGCGCCGTCGAACCGTTCACCGCCTCCAAGGGGAACCCGGACTACACGCGGCTGAATCGGCGTGCCTACGGTCCGCTGTGCTGCGTTCTGGCTCTGCTGGGGGTCGCGGTCGCGGTCTCCGCCTGA
- a CDS encoding LuxR family transcriptional regulator, producing the protein MERSLREIRSLLDSTIALHRQRAARETRTAVIRTDPDRIGEASARLIQQAETSISLAMSSEVGGAEEIFAALHSHLPVHGGRMHVRLLCPSSMQDMVLAQRYSKEGKALFDVQVARVSMLHAAIIDGKVGLVCTGSFDGRRASVIQSSVVIHGMHTLFDEAWKNAQVLADQEVSGNLRRQMYTRQVLESLSSGDTDEVAARKLDMSVRTYRRYVAEILRELGARTRFEAGALAAQLRKSSATTIAPAGTPMTGGRVQVASGTDGFLVAEGERRVRRDSYVPTAAGCAGRRGSHRGAG; encoded by the coding sequence ATGGAGCGGTCTCTGCGGGAGATCCGTTCCCTTCTTGACTCGACTATCGCACTGCATCGTCAGCGTGCGGCGCGAGAGACACGGACCGCGGTCATCCGTACCGACCCCGACCGGATCGGGGAGGCGTCAGCCCGCCTGATACAGCAAGCCGAAACTTCGATCAGTCTGGCGATGTCCAGTGAGGTCGGCGGCGCGGAAGAAATCTTCGCTGCGCTCCACTCCCATCTGCCCGTACACGGCGGCAGGATGCATGTTCGTCTACTGTGCCCGTCGTCCATGCAGGACATGGTGCTCGCCCAGCGGTACAGCAAAGAGGGCAAGGCTCTCTTCGACGTACAGGTGGCACGTGTCTCGATGCTGCACGCGGCGATCATCGATGGAAAGGTGGGACTGGTCTGCACGGGGTCCTTTGACGGACGCCGCGCCTCGGTCATCCAGTCCTCTGTGGTGATACACGGAATGCACACCCTCTTCGACGAAGCGTGGAAGAACGCACAAGTCCTGGCCGACCAGGAAGTATCCGGGAACCTGCGACGTCAGATGTATACGCGTCAGGTGCTTGAATCGCTCAGCTCAGGGGACACTGACGAAGTCGCGGCGCGCAAGCTGGACATGTCCGTGCGCACGTACCGCCGCTATGTGGCGGAGATACTGCGTGAACTCGGGGCGCGGACCCGCTTCGAGGCGGGTGCCCTCGCCGCGCAGCTGCGGAAGTCCTCCGCCACGACCATTGCGCCTGCGGGAACCCCGATGACCGGAGGCCGCGTCCAGGTGGCTTCCGGAACGGACGGCTTCTTGGTTGCCGAAGGGGAGCGCAGGGTGAGGCGTGACAGCTATGTGCCGACCGCGGCCGGGTGCGCGGGACGGAGGGGCAGCCACCGAGGGGCAGGTTGA
- a CDS encoding beta-ketoacyl-[acyl-carrier-protein] synthase family protein — protein sequence MTSEQAGLALNADRRVVMTGFGVFSSIGIGVENFAAGLRAGLNGAKPITAFDAEGFAYANGCEILDFEPERWIRNLPVESLGRASQFSVAAARMAVEDAGLDSAELRGRRALVSLGTTDGESYDLDRLVATEIENGPEGMDPAIAGRVRASRLSVAAAQELELTDVEAVTIPTACAAGNYAIGYGFDAVRSGEVDVALCGGADAMCRKTFAGFYRLGTIAPDVCRPFDADRKGILTGEGAGVLVLETLESALRRGARIYAEVLGYGLNCDGYHQVAPKQDSVARCISLALENARVKPEEVDFISAHGTGTKANDITESTAIRDVYGDNPPRTVSIKSMLGHTMGAASALAAIACALSIRHGFIPPTINHRTTDPDCKIDCVPNHAVAASPRIVQNNGLAFGGNNAVVILGRCEEDDIDGTAAKDNEEGKT from the coding sequence ATGACTTCTGAACAGGCCGGGCTGGCGCTCAATGCGGACAGACGTGTCGTCATGACTGGATTCGGCGTGTTCTCCAGCATCGGAATCGGTGTGGAGAACTTCGCAGCCGGGCTTCGGGCGGGACTGAACGGCGCCAAGCCAATCACCGCTTTCGATGCTGAAGGATTCGCATACGCCAACGGGTGCGAGATCCTGGACTTCGAGCCGGAGCGCTGGATACGCAACCTCCCGGTTGAGTCTCTTGGCAGGGCAAGCCAGTTCTCGGTGGCCGCCGCGCGTATGGCGGTCGAGGATGCCGGGCTGGACAGTGCCGAGCTGCGTGGCCGCCGTGCGCTGGTTTCGCTCGGTACCACCGACGGTGAGTCGTATGACCTGGACCGCCTTGTGGCTACCGAGATCGAAAACGGTCCTGAGGGCATGGACCCGGCCATCGCGGGCCGGGTGCGGGCCAGCAGACTGTCGGTCGCCGCCGCACAGGAGCTGGAGCTCACCGATGTTGAGGCCGTGACCATTCCGACCGCCTGCGCGGCGGGAAACTACGCCATCGGCTACGGCTTTGACGCGGTGCGCTCCGGCGAGGTGGACGTGGCGCTCTGCGGCGGCGCCGACGCCATGTGCCGTAAGACGTTCGCCGGCTTCTACCGGCTGGGCACCATCGCGCCGGATGTCTGCCGCCCCTTCGATGCAGACCGCAAGGGCATCCTCACCGGGGAGGGCGCGGGCGTTCTGGTCCTGGAGACCCTGGAGTCCGCGCTGCGGCGTGGCGCCCGTATCTACGCCGAGGTGCTGGGATACGGCCTCAACTGCGATGGATACCACCAGGTCGCGCCCAAGCAGGACAGCGTGGCGCGCTGTATCTCCCTGGCCCTGGAGAACGCCAGGGTCAAGCCCGAGGAGGTGGACTTCATCTCCGCCCATGGCACCGGGACCAAGGCCAACGACATCACGGAGTCCACCGCGATCCGCGATGTCTACGGGGACAACCCGCCACGCACCGTGTCGATCAAGTCCATGCTTGGCCACACCATGGGCGCCGCGAGCGCGCTCGCGGCCATCGCCTGTGCGCTGTCGATCCGCCATGGCTTTATCCCGCCGACCATCAACCACCGCACGACGGATCCGGACTGCAAGATCGACTGCGTTCCCAACCACGCCGTCGCCGCATCGCCGCGCATCGTCCAGAACAACGGCCTCGCCTTCGGCGGGAACAACGCCGTAGTCATCCTCGGCCGCTGCGAAGAGGACGACATCGACGGCACAGCCGCCAAGGACAACGAGGAGGGGAAGACGTGA
- the murC gene encoding UDP-N-acetylmuramate--L-alanine ligase, which produces MDKPHFIGIGGAGMSGIAKILAQRGVLAVGSDTKESATAEALRALGAVVHIGHAAEHLAPDVTSVVISSAIRADNPELAAATQRGIPVLHRSEALAALMQGRRPIAIAGTHGKTTTTSMLAVSLRTLGLDPSYAIGGDLDAPGSNAHHGAGEIFVAEADESDRSFHQYAPEVAVILNVELDHHANYASMEEIYDSFETFVGKIRPGGTLVISADQAGARELTRRLDGVRTVTYGESADADIRILAVKPQGLTSKVAILLDGEELTFTVSVPGKHYAYNAVAALAAGIAAGVPAGELAPALASYTGVKRRLQLIGEAAGVQVIDSYAHHPTEMTADLEAIRGAAPDSRVLVVFQPHLFSRTQELGTEMGEALALAHASVVLDIYPAREDPVPGVTSELIIDAARAHRADVTAVHRGDDVPEAIAKMARSGDLVLTMGAGDVTELGPKILDRLAH; this is translated from the coding sequence ATGGACAAGCCGCACTTCATCGGCATCGGCGGAGCCGGAATGTCAGGGATCGCGAAGATCCTCGCCCAGCGTGGTGTGCTGGCTGTGGGCAGTGACACCAAGGAGTCCGCCACCGCGGAGGCGCTGCGTGCCCTCGGCGCGGTCGTGCACATCGGGCACGCCGCCGAGCATCTGGCTCCCGATGTCACCAGCGTCGTCATCTCCAGCGCCATCCGTGCGGACAACCCCGAGCTGGCCGCCGCCACCCAGCGCGGCATCCCCGTCCTGCACCGCTCCGAGGCGCTCGCCGCGCTGATGCAGGGACGCCGCCCGATCGCCATCGCGGGCACCCACGGCAAGACGACCACCACCTCGATGCTCGCGGTCAGCCTGCGCACCCTCGGTCTGGACCCCTCCTACGCCATCGGCGGCGACCTGGACGCCCCCGGCTCCAACGCCCACCATGGCGCCGGCGAGATCTTCGTCGCTGAGGCGGATGAAAGCGACCGCAGCTTCCACCAGTACGCCCCCGAGGTCGCGGTCATCCTCAATGTGGAGCTGGACCACCATGCCAACTACGCCTCGATGGAGGAGATCTACGACTCCTTCGAGACCTTCGTCGGCAAAATCCGCCCCGGCGGCACCCTGGTCATCTCCGCCGACCAGGCCGGTGCCCGCGAGCTGACCCGCCGTCTGGACGGGGTGCGGACCGTCACCTACGGCGAGTCGGCGGACGCCGACATCCGGATCCTCGCCGTGAAGCCGCAGGGCCTGACCAGCAAGGTCGCCATCCTGCTGGACGGTGAGGAGCTCACCTTCACCGTCTCGGTCCCCGGCAAGCACTACGCCTACAACGCCGTCGCCGCCCTCGCCGCGGGCATCGCCGCCGGCGTCCCGGCGGGTGAACTGGCCCCCGCGCTGGCCTCGTACACCGGCGTCAAGCGCCGCCTTCAGCTCATCGGCGAGGCGGCCGGTGTCCAGGTCATCGACTCCTACGCCCACCACCCCACCGAGATGACCGCCGATCTGGAGGCCATCCGGGGGGCGGCCCCCGACAGCCGGGTCCTGGTCGTCTTCCAGCCGCACCTGTTCAGCCGAACCCAGGAGCTGGGCACCGAGATGGGCGAGGCCCTGGCGCTGGCCCACGCCTCGGTCGTCCTCGACATCTACCCGGCCCGTGAGGACCCGGTCCCCGGCGTCACCAGCGAACTCATCATTGACGCGGCCCGCGCGCACCGGGCCGATGTCACCGCTGTGCACCGCGGTGACGATGTCCCCGAGGCCATCGCCAAAATGGCCAGGTCCGGTGATCTCGTTCTCACCATGGGCGCGGGCGATGTCACCGAGCTCGGCCCGAAGATCCTGGACCGGCTGGCGCACTGA
- a CDS encoding FAD-dependent oxidoreductase, giving the protein MTKEVLVVGAGVIGLTSAVCIAEAGHQVRVWAESLPEESTSAAASGLWIPGFAEREAGWSLATYSEFAKLSQNSLETGVHQERGLAVTDMWNEPQPWLAEMPEVKVCSPDELPEGMGLGWWSTVPLVDLPTYLRYLTGRLAAAGVQIERKRISKLGEATDVSPVVVNCTGVGARELAGDEGVTPVRGQHVVVRNPGIDYWYMEGVDTPEWTAFFPHHDKVLLGGVYQPGNWNLEPDMADARGILERCARFEPKLKDVEVIGHTVGLRVGREQARLEEEAVGASRIIHCYGHGPFGVSQSWGSARDVERLVSQTPDAT; this is encoded by the coding sequence ATGACAAAGGAAGTCTTGGTAGTCGGAGCCGGAGTGATCGGGCTGACCTCGGCGGTCTGTATCGCGGAAGCAGGTCACCAGGTCCGTGTGTGGGCGGAATCCCTGCCGGAAGAATCTACTTCCGCGGCAGCCAGTGGGCTGTGGATTCCTGGATTCGCGGAAAGGGAAGCCGGATGGAGCTTGGCGACGTACAGCGAGTTCGCCAAGCTCTCCCAGAATTCGTTGGAAACGGGAGTCCACCAGGAGCGCGGTCTCGCGGTCACGGATATGTGGAACGAACCGCAGCCGTGGCTGGCGGAGATGCCAGAGGTCAAGGTCTGTTCGCCTGACGAACTGCCCGAGGGCATGGGGCTGGGCTGGTGGTCAACAGTGCCGCTGGTGGACCTCCCCACCTATCTGCGCTATCTGACGGGCCGTCTCGCCGCGGCGGGGGTACAGATCGAGCGCAAGAGGATCAGCAAGCTCGGCGAGGCGACGGACGTCTCGCCCGTGGTTGTCAACTGCACGGGGGTCGGCGCACGTGAGCTGGCGGGCGATGAGGGGGTCACCCCCGTTCGCGGCCAGCATGTGGTCGTGCGTAACCCCGGCATCGACTACTGGTACATGGAGGGAGTCGACACCCCGGAGTGGACCGCCTTCTTCCCGCACCACGACAAGGTGCTGCTGGGCGGTGTCTACCAGCCGGGCAACTGGAATCTGGAACCCGACATGGCCGACGCCCGGGGCATCCTCGAACGCTGTGCGCGCTTTGAACCGAAGCTGAAGGACGTCGAGGTCATCGGCCACACCGTCGGTCTCCGGGTCGGCCGGGAACAGGCCCGGCTGGAGGAGGAAGCGGTCGGCGCCTCGCGGATCATCCATTGTTACGGGCACGGCCCCTTTGGCGTCAGCCAGTCCTGGGGCTCAGCGCGTGATGTCGAGCGCTTGGTCTCCCAGACGCCCGACGCCACCTAA
- the msrB gene encoding peptide-methionine (R)-S-oxide reductase MsrB has protein sequence MSYEVDKPDEQWRAELTDAEYRVLRQGGTEPAFTGEYTDTKTTGVYSCRACGAELFRSDTKFDSHCGWPSFYDPADSSAVELIDDFSFGMTRTEVRCARCGSHLGHVFTGEGYPVPTDQRYCINSISLRLVPEQS, from the coding sequence ATGTCGTACGAGGTCGACAAGCCGGATGAGCAGTGGCGCGCGGAGCTCACGGACGCCGAATACCGCGTCCTGCGGCAGGGCGGCACGGAGCCGGCCTTCACCGGCGAGTACACCGACACCAAGACCACCGGTGTCTACAGCTGCCGCGCCTGCGGCGCCGAACTCTTCCGCTCGGACACGAAGTTCGACTCGCACTGCGGCTGGCCGAGCTTCTACGATCCGGCCGACTCCTCGGCCGTCGAGCTGATCGACGACTTCTCCTTCGGTATGACCCGTACCGAGGTGCGCTGCGCGCGCTGCGGTTCACATCTGGGCCATGTCTTCACGGGCGAGGGCTACCCGGTCCCGACCGATCAGCGGTACTGCATCAACTCCATCTCCCTGCGTCTGGTCCCGGAGCAGAGCTGA